Below is a genomic region from Pseudomonas sp. JQ170C.
GCAGGCCACGCTCGATACGCAGAATCAGGTCACGGGGCTCCTTGTAGATCTCCACCATGGCCGTGACGTTCTCGCCATCGGCATCGAACAGCGGAATGTAGTTCTCGATGAACAGTTGCTCAGGCGGGGTGATGAACTTCTGCTCGCTGCGCCCCTGGTCAACGTCGTGGTAGCTGGCCGAGACCCGCACCTTGTTTTCAAAGGCGGTATCGAGGTCTTCATCGGATTCGATCATCTTGCCCACCAGCGCCGGGTTGCTTGACCAGATCACCGTGCGATCCGGCGCATAGATGTTGGCCAGGAGCATGTCGGGCAGGTTGGCCACATGGTCGAGAAACTCGCCCCGGGCGCTGCGCCGGGCCTGGGGATCGACATCCGGGTAGCTCAGGTCCAGCCGCGGGTCGAGCAATTCGCCCATGGTGCGCACGTTGGGAATGGACACATGGCGTACCTCGGCCGCGGCGATCGCCTGGATGAACTGCGCGGTCAACAGCGCATCGCGCTCGACGCTTTCGTTGATCACGAAGCGGCTGGAAATCAGCCCCAGGCCCACCGCCACCGAGAGGATGATCGCCAGGCTGACAAAGGCATACCAGCGCAGCAGGTTAAAGGGCCGCTTGCCCGTACCGGCGGGGTGCGAGGTTTCTTGCAGGGGTGGCGAATCCAGGCGTGATTGCAGGTCCATCGCGAACTCCGGCAGATGACTTCTAAGGTTATAGCCCAGTTCCCGAATTTACCCCGTGCTGTTCCCCCAATCGCCCCCAACCCTGGGTCATCGGCCCCGGCCACTGACACGCCGAAAACACCCCCGACGGCCCTGTAGCCCTCGCGTTTGGCGTGTTTGACAACATTGGTATGGAACTTGCCGAGCTTCCTGCAAAGGCCCCACGCCCATGGGCTCGATTGCAAGAGGGAAGACTCATGCACCGTCCACCCCACACGCTGGCTTTACGGATCCAGGCACCGGCCCAGGCCGCGCCGTATGCAGTAGCCCCTGGGCCCTACCTCGCCGCCTGGCATCGGGATACCCACGGTCGAATGCTCGACCTGTACCTGAGCAACAGCACGACGGTGGTGCCGACCTCGGCACCGACGGCGACCATCCGCAGTAGTCAGGGCACCGTTCGTACCGTGCCGGTCACCGTGCAGTAACCGGCAACAACAGGAGAAACGACCATGGCGCGCCTGACCAGCCTACTGCTTTGCCTGACCTTGATCGGTCAGGCCGCCCTGGCCGATGACCTGATGGATAACGCCGACCTCGCCGTTGGCGGTGACCTGGGCGAACCGCTGTCGATGCTGCCACTGCCCGCCGGGCAACAGGCGTTGATCGATCAGAACGGCCAGTCCAACCGCGCCGCCATTGGCCAGGATGGCCAAGCCCTGTTGGGCCGGATCGTCCAGTCCGGCGGGGCACAGGAGGCGTACATCCTGCAGCAAGGCAGTGACCTGATGGCAACCATTACGCAGCAAGGTTACGGCAACGACGCTTCGATCACCCAGAGCGGCAGTAACAACCGGGCCCAGATCGAGCAATACGGAAATAGCAACAGTGCCAGCATCGTTCAAGCCGGTACGGGGCTCTCAAGCTCCGTGATTCAGGCCGGTAGCGGGCAGCACGTGCAAGTCAACCAATACCGTTAAACCTGGAGGCAACACCATGTTCAAGCTCGCTCCCCTCAGCGCCGCCATTGTTCTGGCCCTTGCCGGCCAGGTCATGGCCGACAGCCAGTCCACCCAGAACCAGACCGGCACCGAAAACATTGCCGAAGTCAAACAGACAGCCGCTCCCAAGAGCACTGCCACCCAGAACCAGGTCGGCGTGGGCAACAACCACATGGCCGTTCAGCAAGGTGGCGACAGCACCATCAACCAGAGCACTGTGGGTGACTACAACGCAGGCTATGCCGAGCAACTGTACGAGTTCGGCAGCCAGATCAACCAGCAATCATCCGGCACCACCAGCAACACCCACGCCAGCCAGTCCCTGGGCATCGAGAACCAGTCCCTGCAGACCCAGGAAGGCAACGGCAACTTCTCGTTCGTCTACCAGGACGCCCAGACCAGTAGCCAGGCCACCACCCAGCAGTACGGCAACGACAACCGCGCCTTTGCCGAGCAACTGAACCCCACCCTGGCCACCAGCGGCATCAACAGTGCGCTGATCATCCAGGCGGGCACCAACAACTATGCCGCTTCCGAACATATCACCCACAACAGCGGGCAGATCGGCATCTACCAGACCGGCGACGACAACTGGGCCTATGGCGACCAGCGCGACGGCCAGGGCGGTACCGTCACCATCAACCAGATCGACAAGGGCAACTCCACCGAAGTCTGGCAGGACTCCCAGCTCAGAAGTGAGGCAACCATCACCCAGATCGGCCAGACCAACGAAAGCGTCGTCGACCAGAGCTACGGTAGCAACAACGTCACCAGCGTTTTCCAGGTTGGCGACCTCAACGCCCTGTATGCCGATCAGTTTGAGGCGATCGGATCGCTCTCCACGCTGGTGCAATCGGGTTCGGGCAACCTCAGCTACACCTACCAGACCGGCGAAAACCATGTGCTCTCGGTCACCTCCTCCGGTACAGGCAACACGGTCCTGGCCAGCAACTGGAAAGGCGACAAGAAGGGTGGCCAGTTCGGCAGCGGTCAACGCGCCGAGATCAACCAGTCCGGCATGGGCAACAGCGCCAACCTGACCCAGAAGGACACCAACCAAGTGGCGCGCCTGAACCAGAACGGCAAGGACAACGTTGTCGAAGTGATCCAGGCCGACGTCAACAACGAGCTGTACTTCGATCAGAACGGCAGCGACAACTTGCTGATCGCCGACCAGCGCGGCAACGACAACTATGCCGCCGGTACCAGCATTGGCGTGAACAACAACATCAAGCTGGACCAGTCCGGCACCGGCAACCAGAGCTACACCTGGCAGCTGTATGGCGACAACAACAAAGCCACCATCACCCAGACCGATGGCGTCAACGTTGCCTACGTGACCCAGGGCGGCTCGGGTAACCAGGCCATGGTCGATCAGAGTGGTGCGAGCATGACGGCCACCGTCCAGCAGTTTGGTGACCGCAACCAGGCCACGGTGTTGCAGCAGTAAGCGCTTTCGCGGGGCAAGCGCGCTCCTGAAGCGCGTTTGCCCCGCGATCAACCACCCCGAATTTTCCCGCTTGGCCGCTACCACCGATGGGGGTGATAGCGGTCCTTTTTCTTTATGCCCTGCCACAACCCACGCCCCAGAGCCTCGCCTTAAAATTGGTTCTTTACGGATTGTCGGGAAAGTTTGGCTTGGGTGGCGGTGGCGGTGGCGGTGGCGGTGGCGGTGGCGGT
It encodes:
- a CDS encoding curlin; protein product: MFKLAPLSAAIVLALAGQVMADSQSTQNQTGTENIAEVKQTAAPKSTATQNQVGVGNNHMAVQQGGDSTINQSTVGDYNAGYAEQLYEFGSQINQQSSGTTSNTHASQSLGIENQSLQTQEGNGNFSFVYQDAQTSSQATTQQYGNDNRAFAEQLNPTLATSGINSALIIQAGTNNYAASEHITHNSGQIGIYQTGDDNWAYGDQRDGQGGTVTINQIDKGNSTEVWQDSQLRSEATITQIGQTNESVVDQSYGSNNVTSVFQVGDLNALYADQFEAIGSLSTLVQSGSGNLSYTYQTGENHVLSVTSSGTGNTVLASNWKGDKKGGQFGSGQRAEINQSGMGNSANLTQKDTNQVARLNQNGKDNVVEVIQADVNNELYFDQNGSDNLLIADQRGNDNYAAGTSIGVNNNIKLDQSGTGNQSYTWQLYGDNNKATITQTDGVNVAYVTQGGSGNQAMVDQSGASMTATVQQFGDRNQATVLQQ
- a CDS encoding curlin — encoded protein: MARLTSLLLCLTLIGQAALADDLMDNADLAVGGDLGEPLSMLPLPAGQQALIDQNGQSNRAAIGQDGQALLGRIVQSGGAQEAYILQQGSDLMATITQQGYGNDASITQSGSNNRAQIEQYGNSNSASIVQAGTGLSSSVIQAGSGQHVQVNQYR